In the Sebaldella sp. S0638 genome, one interval contains:
- a CDS encoding DUF2262 domain-containing protein yields MKLEKTDFKISDVFSYEGNIQLWGKNTSVALNFPKDKPEGEYFDILEEKIIEYLKWIEENRVKIEKALIDDDSVSLAEDWASSAEEAEDEEQECYIMEDGQKVFFPITEEDFTKSLYFESISLDFRNNAGNPELELFIACSPDYFAYHALHVFVDTEKNIKSNGLAG; encoded by the coding sequence ATGAAATTGGAAAAAACAGATTTCAAAATATCAGATGTATTTTCTTATGAAGGAAATATTCAGTTATGGGGGAAAAATACCTCGGTAGCGCTGAATTTTCCAAAAGATAAACCTGAAGGTGAATATTTTGATATTTTAGAGGAAAAAATAATTGAATACTTAAAATGGATAGAAGAAAACAGGGTAAAGATAGAGAAAGCTCTGATAGATGATGATTCTGTGTCACTTGCAGAAGATTGGGCAAGCAGTGCAGAAGAAGCAGAGGATGAAGAGCAGGAATGCTATATTATGGAAGACGGGCAAAAAGTGTTTTTTCCTATAACTGAGGAAGATTTTACAAAAAGTCTGTATTTTGAAAGCATATCACTGGACTTTAGAAACAATGCCGGAAATCCTGAATTAGAGCTTTTTATAGCCTGCAGCCCTGATTATTTCGCTTATCATGCACTGCATGTTTTTGTGGATACGGAAAAGAATATAAAGAGTAACGGACTTGCAGGATAA